The following are encoded together in the Bactrocera neohumeralis isolate Rockhampton chromosome 6, APGP_CSIRO_Bneo_wtdbg2-racon-allhic-juicebox.fasta_v2, whole genome shotgun sequence genome:
- the LOC126763457 gene encoding uncharacterized protein LOC126763457: MDIEENKEYRSELIKLVHKNEIIWDKTKKVRLSYAKKTAIWNSIGKELGKPGELVRKNWQSLRDQYRRDLKRQVVDGIESSWVHFDDMSFIRKFLRPRQFKACPDSEETEIVRRECHEKNMKTRGSHSKVFRTSGNFMTQIFPTAHDHSNAAYKEHQESGDSPPLANSAIHLHRPIKMNIHNESVETIKYNASMGPPHETANELLVPRAQIPKIQIKNLSARTDIKMRRKKCAVKKSREAQYSTRSRSNSNIIEACNEPLTTKKSNTRIRENVSCINNVRFEQTHSQLENGAESTPGNQSQRIPPVINVSKTSTNIEIPEIEIKDEVIILADEDDKVADTAATSENSTNIMEPEFSINKKNPIELTRNTSIYNTSKSKEVGKETTGKEDDDYHFVISLLPTLRRITHDRKLRTRMEIMKVVMEAAQSDNT; this comes from the exons ATGGATATTGAGGAAAATAAAGAATATCGTTCCGAACTTATTAAATTAGTtcacaaaaatgaaattatatggGATAAGACGAAAAAAGTTCGCCTCAGCTATGCGAAGAAAACGGCAATCTGGAACTCAATAGGAAAAGAGTTGGGCAAACCGG GAGAACTAGTTCGTAAAAATTGGCAGTCCTTGCGTGATCAATACCGTAGAGATCTGAAGAGGCAAGTGGTCGACGGGATTGAATCATCATGGGTGCATTTCGACGATATGTCTTTCATTCGCAAATTTTTGCGTCCTCGGCAATTCAAAGCATGTCCCGATTCAGAAGAAACGGAAATTGTAAGAAGAGAATGtcatgaaaaaaatatgaaaacaaggGGATCACATTCGAAGGTCTTTCGTACATCAGGCAATTTTATGACCCAGATCTTTCCCACAG CACACGATCATTCAAATGCAGCTTACAAGGAACATCAGGAAAGTGGTGATTCACCTCCACTAGCAAATTCGGCAATCCATCTTCATAGGCCAATTAAAATGAATATACACAATGAGTCGgttgaaacaataaaatacaatgcTTCTATGGGG ccaCCGCATGAAACTGCAAATGAACTCTTAGTACCAAGGGCACAAATTCCGAAAATTCAAATCAAGAATTTATCTGCAAGAACCGATATCAAAATGCGTAGGAAAAAGTGTGCAGTGAAGAAAAGCAGGGAAGCTCAATACTCAACACGATCTAGAAGCAATTCCAATATAATAGAAGCATGTAATGAGCCTCTTACCACAAAAAAATCTAATACTCGTATAAGGGAAAATGTGAGTTGTATAAATAACGTTCGCTTCGAACAGACTCATTCACAATTGGAAAATGGAGCAg AATCCACACCTGGCAATCAATCACAACGAATCCCGCCTGTTATTAATGTTAGCAAAACTTCGACAAACATTGAAATACCGGAAATAGAAATTAAAGACGAAGTCATAATATTAGCAGATGAAGACGACAAAGTTGCGGACACGGCTGCTACTTCGGAGAACTCCACAAATATAATGGAACCCgaattttctataaataaaaaaaatccgatAGAACTTACTAggaatacaagtatttacaacACAAGTAAAAGTAAAGAGGTAGGAAAGGAAACCACTGGTAAAGAGGATGACGATTATCATTTCGTGATTAGTCTGTTGCCAACATTGCGACGGATTACTCATGATCGCAAACTAAGAACGCGGATGGAAATAATGAAAGTTGTAATGGAGGCGGCACAAAGCGATAACACATGA